The following are from one region of the Populus trichocarpa isolate Nisqually-1 chromosome 8, P.trichocarpa_v4.1, whole genome shotgun sequence genome:
- the LOC7494491 gene encoding DNA replication complex GINS protein PSF3: protein MANYYDIDSILVEEEFVPVVFQKAINGVKIDESTEKGYVEQGSKTQLPFWLAHELHMRQAVSIGVPACFNQKTRLEIQADAACVDLRSRCPYFYEFGCKLAPLCDKSIGLLLAYAFRIRYKEVLHKAHTTAFAAASRFLMLLTKEETYMYEAAQSSMAAFKKWRMGGPRLQRASILGRKRKPAE, encoded by the exons ATGGCAAATTACTATGACATTGATAGTATTCTCGTGGAGGAAGAG TTTGTCCCGGTTGTGTTTCAAAAGGCTATAAATGGAGTGAAAATCGATGAAAGTACTGAAAAAGGATAT GTTGAACAAGGTTCAAAGACACAGCTACCTTTCTGGCTTGCTCATGAATTGCACATGAGGCAAGCTGTATCGATAGGTGTTCCTGCCTGTTTTAATCAAAA AACAAGGCTGGAAATTCAGGCAGACGCTGCTTGTGTGGACCTGAGATCCCGCTGTCCATACTTTTATGAATTTGGATGCAAGCTAGCTCCACT GTGTGATAAATCCATTGGATTGTTGCTTGCATATGCATTTCGAATCCGGTATAAGGAAGTCCTACACAAGGCACACACCACAGCATTTGCAGCAGCTTCCAGATTCCTGATGCTCCTGACTAAAGAAGAAACTTACA TGTATGAAGCAGCTCAATCATCCATGGCAGCCTTTAAGAAATGGCGGATGGGTGGCCCCAGATTGCAGAGAGCTTCAATTCTTGGGAGGAAGAGAAAACCAGCTGAATAG
- the LOC7494492 gene encoding protein EARLY FLOWERING 4 gives MNTTLDSFSAAESSMEDTSNPSITTNQNANKEDEVDAEVWATFNNSFRQVQSVLDRNRVLIQQVNENHQSRTPDNMVKNVSLIQELNGNISKVVGLYSDLNSNFSTAYHQRNHNGKNNGKKA, from the coding sequence ATGAACACCACCCTCGATTCATTCTCCGCTGCCGAATCGAGCATGGAAGACACCTCCAATCCCTCAATCACTACCAACCAAAACGCCAACAAAGAAGATGAAGTTGATGCAGAGGTTTGGGCAACATTCAACAATAGTTTTCGACAAGTTCAGTCGGTTCTGGACAGAAACAGAGTTTTGATTCAACAAGTGAATGAGAATCACCAGTCTAGAACTCCTGACAACATGGTCAAAAACGTCTCTCTGATTCAAGAACTTAACGGCAATATCTCCAAGGTTGTTGGGCTTTACTCTGATTTGAATTCCAATTTCTCCACTGCTTATCATCAGCGAAACCACAACGGTAAAAATAACGGCAAGAAGGCCTGA
- the LOC7494493 gene encoding phosphoinositide phospholipase C 6 isoform X2 codes for MGSYKKDKHRPSPLPESSNSNKDEMGSYNYKMFNLFNRKFKITEAEPPKDVKQLFSKFSNGGSHMTADQLRRFLVLHQDELDCTLADAQKIVEEVINRRHHLTRYSRHSLNLDDFFHFLLYDDLNGPITSQVHNDMTAPLAQYFIYTGHNSYLTGNQLSSDCSEVPIVKALQRGVRVIELDLWPGSAKDEILVLHGRTLTTPVPLIKCLKSIRDYAFASSPYPVIITLEDHLTPELQAKVAEMVTQTFGGMLYYPESDSLLQFPSPESLKHRIIISTKPPKEYLESSGIKRKGPLSPGGRNSSEEDDEASGIPCHTAELEADDRSDSDQDDVDLTDCDNKSGQLGAPAYKRLITIHAGKPKGCLKDALKVAADKVRRLSLSEQELEKAAATNGTDVVRFTQNNILRIYPKGTRITSSNYKPLVGWMHGAQMIAFNMQVYIVGVPADAAKRKTKIIEDNWSPAWNEEFTFPLTVPELALLRVEVQEYDMSDKDDFGGQTCLPVLDLRPGIRSVPLHDKKGEKLKNVRLLMGFQFV; via the exons ATGGGGAGCTACAAGAAAGACAAGCATAGACCATCTCCACTACCAGAATCTAGCAATAGCAACAAAGATGAAATGGGGAGTTATAATTACAAGATGTTTAATCTTTTTAACAGAAAGTTCAAGATCACGGAAGCTGAGCCACCCAAAGACGTGAAACAACTTTTTTCCAAGTTCTCGAATGGTGGGTCCCACATGACGGCTGATCAGCTCCGGCGCTTCCTGGTTTTGCACCAGGACGAGCTTGACTGCACGCTGGCGGATGCACAGAAGATCGTGGAGGAGGTCATTAACAGGAGGCATCATTTGACGAGATACAGCAGACATTCACTTAATCTTGATGACTTTTTccatttcttgctttatgaTGATCTCAATGGACCCATCACCTCTCAG GTACACAATGATATGACTGCTCCATTGGCACAGTATTTCATATATACAGGGCATAATTCCTACCTAACTGGGAATCAACTGAGTAGTGATTGTAGCGAGGTGCCAATTGTAAAAGCTTTGCAGAGAGGTGTAAGAGTAATTGAACTAGATTTGTGGCCAGGTTCCGCAAAAGATGAGATTCTTGTTCTTCATGGAAG GACCCTGACCACTCCAGTGCCACTCATAAAATGTCTGAAGTCCATAAGAGACTATGCTTTCGCTAGTTCTCCTTATCCAGTCATCATAACTTTAGAAGATCACCTCACACCAGAACTTCAGGCTAAAGTTGCAGAG ATGGTTACTCAAACATTTGGCGGAATGCTGTACTATCCTGAGTCAGATTCCTTATTACAGTTCCCTTCTCCGGAGTCATTGAAACATCGAATAATCATTTCAACCAAACCACCAAAAGAGTATCTTGAATCTAGTGGCATCAAGCGAAAGGGACCTTTATCACCAGGTGGAAGGAATTCATCCGAAGAAGATGACGAAGCATCAGGGATACCATGCCATACAGCTGAACTAGAAGCGGATGATAGG AGCGACAGTGATCAAGATGATGTAGACCTAACCGATTGTGACAATAAATCAGGCCAGTTAGGGGCACCTGCATATAAACGTCTAATCACAATACACGCTGGGAAGCCAAAGGGTTGTTTAAAGGATGCTTTGAAAGTTGCAGCTGATAAAGTTAGACGTCTTAGTTTGAGTGAACAGGAACTTGAAAAGGCTGCGGCAACAAATGGAACTGATGTAGTGAG ATTTACACAAAATAATATTCTGAGAATTTACCCTAAGGGAACTCGGATCACCTCCTCTAATTACAAACCACTTGTTGGATGGATGCATGGAGCTCAGATGATTGCGTTTAATATGCAG GTTTACATAGTTGGGGTACCAGCTGATGcagcaaagagaaaaacaaagataatcGAGGATAACTGGTCTCCAGCTTGGAATGAGGAATTCACATTCCCCCTAACCGTTCCCGAACTGGCTTTGCTTCGGGTTGAAGTGCAAGAGTATGATATGTCAGACAAGGATGACTTTGGTGGTCAAACATGCTTGCCTGTCTTGGATCTAAGACCAGGAATCCGATCAGTCCCTCTCCATGATAAGAAAGGAGAGAAACTCAAGAATGTAAGGCTTCTAATGGGGTTTCAGTTTGTATAA
- the LOC7494493 gene encoding phosphoinositide phospholipase C 6 isoform X1 codes for MGSYKKDKHRPSPLPESSNSNKDEMGSYNYKMFNLFNRKFKITEAEPPKDVKQLFSKFSNGGSHMTADQLRRFLVLHQDELDCTLADAQKIVEEVINRRHHLTRYSRHSLNLDDFFHFLLYDDLNGPITSQVHNDMTAPLAQYFIYTGHNSYLTGNQLSSDCSEVPIVKALQRGVRVIELDLWPGSAKDEILVLHGRTLTTPVPLIKCLKSIRDYAFASSPYPVIITLEDHLTPELQAKVAEMVTQTFGGMLYYPESDSLLQFPSPESLKHRIIISTKPPKEYLESSGIKRKGPLSPGGRNSSEEDDEASGIPCHTAELEADDRSDSDQDDVDLTDCDNKSGQLGAPAYKRLITIHAGKPKGCLKDALKVAADKVRRLSLSEQELEKAAATNGTDVVRFTQNNILRIYPKGTRITSSNYKPLVGWMHGAQMIAFNMQGYGKSLWLMHGMFRANGGCGYLKKPDFLLEKGPNNEVFDPKTKLPVTKTLNVKVYLGDGWRLDFSHTHFDSYSPPDFYTKVYIVGVPADAAKRKTKIIEDNWSPAWNEEFTFPLTVPELALLRVEVQEYDMSDKDDFGGQTCLPVLDLRPGIRSVPLHDKKGEKLKNVRLLMGFQFV; via the exons ATGGGGAGCTACAAGAAAGACAAGCATAGACCATCTCCACTACCAGAATCTAGCAATAGCAACAAAGATGAAATGGGGAGTTATAATTACAAGATGTTTAATCTTTTTAACAGAAAGTTCAAGATCACGGAAGCTGAGCCACCCAAAGACGTGAAACAACTTTTTTCCAAGTTCTCGAATGGTGGGTCCCACATGACGGCTGATCAGCTCCGGCGCTTCCTGGTTTTGCACCAGGACGAGCTTGACTGCACGCTGGCGGATGCACAGAAGATCGTGGAGGAGGTCATTAACAGGAGGCATCATTTGACGAGATACAGCAGACATTCACTTAATCTTGATGACTTTTTccatttcttgctttatgaTGATCTCAATGGACCCATCACCTCTCAG GTACACAATGATATGACTGCTCCATTGGCACAGTATTTCATATATACAGGGCATAATTCCTACCTAACTGGGAATCAACTGAGTAGTGATTGTAGCGAGGTGCCAATTGTAAAAGCTTTGCAGAGAGGTGTAAGAGTAATTGAACTAGATTTGTGGCCAGGTTCCGCAAAAGATGAGATTCTTGTTCTTCATGGAAG GACCCTGACCACTCCAGTGCCACTCATAAAATGTCTGAAGTCCATAAGAGACTATGCTTTCGCTAGTTCTCCTTATCCAGTCATCATAACTTTAGAAGATCACCTCACACCAGAACTTCAGGCTAAAGTTGCAGAG ATGGTTACTCAAACATTTGGCGGAATGCTGTACTATCCTGAGTCAGATTCCTTATTACAGTTCCCTTCTCCGGAGTCATTGAAACATCGAATAATCATTTCAACCAAACCACCAAAAGAGTATCTTGAATCTAGTGGCATCAAGCGAAAGGGACCTTTATCACCAGGTGGAAGGAATTCATCCGAAGAAGATGACGAAGCATCAGGGATACCATGCCATACAGCTGAACTAGAAGCGGATGATAGG AGCGACAGTGATCAAGATGATGTAGACCTAACCGATTGTGACAATAAATCAGGCCAGTTAGGGGCACCTGCATATAAACGTCTAATCACAATACACGCTGGGAAGCCAAAGGGTTGTTTAAAGGATGCTTTGAAAGTTGCAGCTGATAAAGTTAGACGTCTTAGTTTGAGTGAACAGGAACTTGAAAAGGCTGCGGCAACAAATGGAACTGATGTAGTGAG ATTTACACAAAATAATATTCTGAGAATTTACCCTAAGGGAACTCGGATCACCTCCTCTAATTACAAACCACTTGTTGGATGGATGCATGGAGCTCAGATGATTGCGTTTAATATGCAG GGATATGGAAAATCACTTTGGCTGATGCATGGGATGTTTAGGGCCAATGGAGGTTGTGGTTACCTTAAGAAACCAGATTTTCTATTGGAGAAAGGTCCAAATAACGAGGTGTTTGATCCTAAAACAAAATTACCAGTAACAAAGACATTAAAT GTGAAAGTATACTTGGGTGATGGATGGCGCCTTGATTTTAGCCACACACACTTTGATTCATACTCACCACCAGACTTCTACACAAAG GTTTACATAGTTGGGGTACCAGCTGATGcagcaaagagaaaaacaaagataatcGAGGATAACTGGTCTCCAGCTTGGAATGAGGAATTCACATTCCCCCTAACCGTTCCCGAACTGGCTTTGCTTCGGGTTGAAGTGCAAGAGTATGATATGTCAGACAAGGATGACTTTGGTGGTCAAACATGCTTGCCTGTCTTGGATCTAAGACCAGGAATCCGATCAGTCCCTCTCCATGATAAGAAAGGAGAGAAACTCAAGAATGTAAGGCTTCTAATGGGGTTTCAGTTTGTATAA
- the LOC7494494 gene encoding phosphoinositide phospholipase C 2 has protein sequence MSKQTYRVCFCFRRRFKLAVAEVPDEIKALFDLYSENGIMTADHIHRFLIEVQKQEKATFEEAQSIVESLKHLSLFHRKGLHLEAFFKYLFGDTNPPLDLKLGVHHDMTAPLSHYFIYTGHNSYLTGNQLSSECSDVPIINALKKGVRVIELDIWPNSDNDDVEVLHGRTLTTPVQLIKCLRSINEHAFTASEFPVVITLEDHLTPDLQAKVAQMVTQTFGDILFTPGSERLKEFPSPDSLKRRIIISTKPPKEYLEAKEIKDKESHYQKGNAASDEEAWGKEIPILNGHILADDKNESDKDDDDAEEDLDEGDHKLQHDIAPEYKRLIAIHAGKPKGGLDECLKVDPDKVRRLSLSEQQLEKAAETHGKEIVRFTQRNILRVYPKGTRVNSSNYNPLIGWMHGAQMVAFNMQGYGRSLWLMQGMFRANGGCGFVKKPSFLLKSGPHGEVFDTKAKLPMQKTLKVKIYMGEGWFYDFQHTHFDAYSPPDFYARVGIAGVPADTVMKKTKTLEDSWIPFWNEEFEFPLTVPELALLRIEVHEYDMSEKDDFGGQTCLPVWELREGIRAVPLHDRKGERYKCVKLLVRLEFV, from the exons ATGTCCAAACAGACATACAGAGTTTGCTTCTGCTTTCGCAGGAGGTTCAAGCTAGCAGTGGCCGAGGTACCGGATGAGATCAAGGCCTTGTTTGATTTGTACTCGGAGAATGGCATCATGACCGCTGATCATATCCACAGGTTCTTGATCGaggttcaaaaacaagaaaaggccACTTTCGAGGAAGCACAATCTATTGTTGAAAGTCTCAAACATTTGTCTCTTTTTCACCGTAAAGGACTCCATCTTGAGGCCTTCTTTAAGTATCTTTTTGGCGATACTAACCCTCCTCTTGATCTTAAACTTGGG GTGCATCATGATATGACAGCACCCCTTTCACACTATTTCATATATACTGGCCACAATTCATATCTAACTGGGAATCAGCTTAGTAGTGAATGCAGCGATGTTCCCATCATAAATGCTCTGAAAAAAGGTGTGAGGGTAATTGAATTGGATATATGGCCAAATTCTGACAATGATGATGTGGAGGTACTTCATGGGAG GACTTTGACAACTCCGGTGCAACTTATCAAATGTTTGAGGTCAATTAATGAGCACGCTTTTACTGCATCTGAATTCCCTGTTGTTATAACTCTAGAAGACCACCTTACTCCAGATCTTCAGGCTAAAGTGGCTCAG ATGGTCACTCAAACATTTGGAGACATCCTGTTTACTCCTGGCTCAGAACGCTTGAAGGAATTCCCTTCCCCTGATTCTCTGAAGAGACGGATTATCATATCAACAAAACCACCAAAGGAATACCTTGAGGCTAAGGAAATTAAGGATAAAGAGAGTCATTACCAGAAGGGGAATGCTGCTTCCGATGAAGAAGCTTGGGGGAAAGAAATCCCAATTCTTAATGGCCATATTCTTGCTGATGACAAG AATGAATCGGacaaagatgatgatgatgcagagGAAGATCTTGATGAAGGAGATCACAAGTTGCAGCATGATATAGCACCAGAATACAAACGTTTGATTGCTATTCATGCTGGGAAGCCTAAAGGTGGATTAGATGAATGTCTGAAAGTAGATCCTGATAAAGTGAGGCGTCTTAGCTTAAGTGAGCAACAGCTTGAAAAGGCTGCGGAAACCCATGGAAAAGAAATTGTCAG GTTTACCCAGCGGAATATACTCAGGGTGTATCCAAAGGGTACTCGTGTGAACTCATCCAACTACAACCCACTAATTGGATGGATGCATGGTGCTCAAATGGTTGCTTTTAACATGCAG GGATATGGAAGATCACTCTGGTTGATGCAAGGAATGTTCAGAGCCAATGGTGGGTGTGGCTTTGTGAAGAAACCAAGTTTTCTACTGAAGTCTGGTCCACATGGCGAGGTATTTGATACCAAAGCTAAGTTACCTATGCAAAAAACTTTGAAG GTGAAAATATACATGGGTGAAGGATGGTTTTATGATTTCCAGCACACACATTTTGATGCATATTCCCCACCAGATTTCTATGCGAGG GTTGGGATTGCCGGGGTCCCTGCAGATACTGTAATGAAGAAAACGAAGACTCTGGAGGACAGTTGGATACCTTTTTGGAATGAGGAGTTTGAGTTTCCATTAACTGTTCCAGAACTAGCTCTGCTTCGGATTGAAGTTCATGAATATGACATGTCAGAGAAGGATGACTTTGGAGGTCAAACATGCCTTCCTGTATGGGAGCTAAGAGAAGGGATTCGAGCAGTTCCACTCCATGACCGCAAGGGAGAGAGATACAAATGTGTAAAGCTCCTTGTGCGCCTTGAATTTGTTTGA
- the LOC112328385 gene encoding NF-X1-type zinc finger protein NFXL2 has product MLTWITRDFITPPLVRSSMPAEPNPTPVPLLQSPAPQILKCPLPTATINTDSCSPNPSPPLCRSHKLNFQILSCLISLEASNHPIQPGLPLLYAAPFSTLSGIESWTRQSSDLSALRASTRLPASPDKAAESSTCICPKCRSEYSISQIPRSYLCFCGKVENPPHDNPRILTHSCCEICYRPLKNNCGYFCLLLCHPVPSHLARNLSKRHVFVAKRWMLSCSYKLFSCNNVCNKSLDCGIHNCKQICHDGTCLLCNGRGVYKCLCGREVEERGVL; this is encoded by the coding sequence ATGCTCACGTGGATAACACGTGACTTCATTACCCCGCCCCTTGTTCGTTCTTCAATGCCAGCCGAACCAAACCCCACTCCAGTTCCACTGCTCCAGAGTCCAGCTCCCCAAATTCTGAAATGTCCTCTGCCCACAGCCACCATCAACACCGACAGCTGTTCTCCGAATCCGTCACCACCACTCTGCAGATCTcacaaactcaattttcaaatccTATCATGTCTCATTTCTCTCGAAGCATCAAACCATCCGATCCAACCTGGTCTTCCACTTCTCTATGCTGCGCCGTTTTCGACCTTATCTGGTATCGAATCCTGGACCCGCCAATCCTCCGATCTCTCCGCTCTTCGAGCCTCCACGCGCCTCCCTGCCTCCCCCGATAAAGCCGCCGAATCATCCACCTGCATCTGCCCTAAATGCCGCTCTGAATATTCCATATCTCAAATTCCAAGAAGTTACCTCTGTTTCTGTGGCAAAGTGGAAAATCCACCACATGATAATCCCCGGATTTTAACTCACTCTTGCTGCGAAATCTGTTACCGACCGTTGAAGAATAACTGTGGTTATTTCTGTTTGTTGCTATGCCATCCCGTTCCTTCCCATCTTGCCCGAAACTTGTCAAAACGACATGTTTTTGTGGCAAAACGATGGATGTTAAGCTGCAGTTACAAATTGTTTTCCTGTAACAATGTCTGTAATAAATCATTGGATTGTGGGATTCATAATTGTAAGCAAATCTGCCATGATGGAACTTGCCTACTGTGTAATGGCCGCGGGGTTTATAAATGTTTATGTGGAAGGGAAGTCGAGGAGAGGGGAGTGTTGTGA
- the LOC7494495 gene encoding NF-X1-type zinc finger protein NFXL2 isoform X4, protein MDGMLVNVGAVMGTVHHVERFVARGFSVRIISVLTHASEVPVLLVLSCLQFHVHVEILTLRELHDCPHLCHETCCPGQCPSPDKCTKGLYSLSMPSLEKGDAMSRGFKQYTAKQALIPKIYLKTILDLNFFLGIMLARVKHRSWIRNCICVNPKIWRFQLLKIMYLSTKIGVNDCKSKEDLTNAEDAATMRWLFLMVTLVVTLVAAAYFGYKGLMWLSDWMDEVEEQRDREP, encoded by the exons ATGGACGGCATGCTTGTAAATGTAGGTGCTGTGATGGGGACTGTCCACCATGTGGAGAG ATTTGTGGCAAGAGGCTTCAGTGTGAGAATCATAAGTGTCCTGACCCATGCTAGCG AGGTGCCTGTGCTCCTTGTACTGTCATGTTTACAATTTCATGTGCATGTGGAGATACTCACTTTGAG GGAACTGCATGATTGTCCACATTTATGTCACGAGACATGTTGTCCAGGTCAATGCCCATCACCTGACAAGTGCACCAAAG GTCTCTATTCATTATCAATGCCAAGCCTTGAAAAAGGAGATGCCATGTCAAGAGGGTTTAAGCAGTATACTGCAAAGCAGGCTCTGATCCCAAAGATATATCTGAAAACCATTTTGGACCTGAACTTCTTCCTTGGAATTATGCTTGCAAGAGTAAAGCACAGGTCGTGGATCAGGAATTGCATTTGTGTAAATCCAAAGATTTGGAG GTTCCAGCTACTAAAAATCATGTACCTAAGCACCAAAATCGGCGTGAACGACTGCAAGAGCAAAGAAGACCTCACAAATGCGG AAGATGCTGCCACTATGAGGTGGCTTTTTCTAATGGTCACCCTTGTGGTGACTCTGGTGGCAGCAGCATATTTTGGTTACAAAGGTCTCATGTGGCTCTCTGATTGGATGGATGAAGTTGAAGAGCAACGAGACAGAGAACCATGA
- the LOC7494495 gene encoding uncharacterized protein LOC7494495 isoform X1: protein MDGMLVNVGAVMGTVHHVERFVARGFSVRIISVLTHASEVPVLLVLSCLQFHVHVEILTLRELHDCPHLCHETCCPGQCPSPDKCTKGLYSLSMPSLEKGDAMSRGFKQYTAKQALIPKIYLKTILDLNFFLGIMLARVKHRSWIRNCICVNPKIWRKRFQLLKIMYLSTKIGVNDCKSKEDLTNADLSLFGASKKKSFLASAKLLEESAIWLSHVFPTRSWIGLKFCSGQNLPLKQDCRDQNVSDLLCFFTFFSLSFLLSR from the exons ATGGACGGCATGCTTGTAAATGTAGGTGCTGTGATGGGGACTGTCCACCATGTGGAGAG ATTTGTGGCAAGAGGCTTCAGTGTGAGAATCATAAGTGTCCTGACCCATGCTAGCG AGGTGCCTGTGCTCCTTGTACTGTCATGTTTACAATTTCATGTGCATGTGGAGATACTCACTTTGAG GGAACTGCATGATTGTCCACATTTATGTCACGAGACATGTTGTCCAGGTCAATGCCCATCACCTGACAAGTGCACCAAAG GTCTCTATTCATTATCAATGCCAAGCCTTGAAAAAGGAGATGCCATGTCAAGAGGGTTTAAGCAGTATACTGCAAAGCAGGCTCTGATCCCAAAGATATATCTGAAAACCATTTTGGACCTGAACTTCTTCCTTGGAATTATGCTTGCAAGAGTAAAGCACAGGTCGTGGATCAGGAATTGCATTTGTGTAAATCCAAAGATTTGGAG GAAAAGGTTCCAGCTACTAAAAATCATGTACCTAAGCACCAAAATCGGCGTGAACGACTGCAAGAGCAAAGAAGACCTCACAAATGCGG ATCTTTCTCTATTCGGTGCATCCaagaaaaagagctttttagcATCGGCCAAACTACTTGAAGAATCAGCCATTTGGCTCTCTCATGTTTTTCCAACAAGAAGCTGGATTGGTCTAAAGTTTTGTTCTGGACAAAATTTACCATTGAAACAAGACTGCAGGGACCAGAACGTGTCTGACTTGCTCTGTTTCTTCACTTTTTTCAGCCTTTCTTTCCTCCTATCCAGGTAA
- the LOC7494495 gene encoding uncharacterized protein LOC7494495 isoform X2, giving the protein MDGMLVNVGAVMGTVHHVERFVARGFSVRIISVLTHASEVPVLLVLSCLQFHVHVEILTLRELHDCPHLCHETCCPGQCPSPDKCTKGLYSLSMPSLEKGDAMSRGFKQYTAKQALIPKIYLKTILDLNFFLGIMLARVKHRSWIRNCICVNPKIWRFQLLKIMYLSTKIGVNDCKSKEDLTNADLSLFGASKKKSFLASAKLLEESAIWLSHVFPTRSWIGLKFCSGQNLPLKQDCRDQNVSDLLCFFTFFSLSFLLSR; this is encoded by the exons ATGGACGGCATGCTTGTAAATGTAGGTGCTGTGATGGGGACTGTCCACCATGTGGAGAG ATTTGTGGCAAGAGGCTTCAGTGTGAGAATCATAAGTGTCCTGACCCATGCTAGCG AGGTGCCTGTGCTCCTTGTACTGTCATGTTTACAATTTCATGTGCATGTGGAGATACTCACTTTGAG GGAACTGCATGATTGTCCACATTTATGTCACGAGACATGTTGTCCAGGTCAATGCCCATCACCTGACAAGTGCACCAAAG GTCTCTATTCATTATCAATGCCAAGCCTTGAAAAAGGAGATGCCATGTCAAGAGGGTTTAAGCAGTATACTGCAAAGCAGGCTCTGATCCCAAAGATATATCTGAAAACCATTTTGGACCTGAACTTCTTCCTTGGAATTATGCTTGCAAGAGTAAAGCACAGGTCGTGGATCAGGAATTGCATTTGTGTAAATCCAAAGATTTGGAG GTTCCAGCTACTAAAAATCATGTACCTAAGCACCAAAATCGGCGTGAACGACTGCAAGAGCAAAGAAGACCTCACAAATGCGG ATCTTTCTCTATTCGGTGCATCCaagaaaaagagctttttagcATCGGCCAAACTACTTGAAGAATCAGCCATTTGGCTCTCTCATGTTTTTCCAACAAGAAGCTGGATTGGTCTAAAGTTTTGTTCTGGACAAAATTTACCATTGAAACAAGACTGCAGGGACCAGAACGTGTCTGACTTGCTCTGTTTCTTCACTTTTTTCAGCCTTTCTTTCCTCCTATCCAGGTAA
- the LOC7494495 gene encoding NF-X1-type zinc finger protein NFXL2 isoform X3, translating to MDGMLVNVGAVMGTVHHVERFVARGFSVRIISVLTHASEVPVLLVLSCLQFHVHVEILTLRELHDCPHLCHETCCPGQCPSPDKCTKGLYSLSMPSLEKGDAMSRGFKQYTAKQALIPKIYLKTILDLNFFLGIMLARVKHRSWIRNCICVNPKIWRKRFQLLKIMYLSTKIGVNDCKSKEDLTNAEDAATMRWLFLMVTLVVTLVAAAYFGYKGLMWLSDWMDEVEEQRDREP from the exons ATGGACGGCATGCTTGTAAATGTAGGTGCTGTGATGGGGACTGTCCACCATGTGGAGAG ATTTGTGGCAAGAGGCTTCAGTGTGAGAATCATAAGTGTCCTGACCCATGCTAGCG AGGTGCCTGTGCTCCTTGTACTGTCATGTTTACAATTTCATGTGCATGTGGAGATACTCACTTTGAG GGAACTGCATGATTGTCCACATTTATGTCACGAGACATGTTGTCCAGGTCAATGCCCATCACCTGACAAGTGCACCAAAG GTCTCTATTCATTATCAATGCCAAGCCTTGAAAAAGGAGATGCCATGTCAAGAGGGTTTAAGCAGTATACTGCAAAGCAGGCTCTGATCCCAAAGATATATCTGAAAACCATTTTGGACCTGAACTTCTTCCTTGGAATTATGCTTGCAAGAGTAAAGCACAGGTCGTGGATCAGGAATTGCATTTGTGTAAATCCAAAGATTTGGAG GAAAAGGTTCCAGCTACTAAAAATCATGTACCTAAGCACCAAAATCGGCGTGAACGACTGCAAGAGCAAAGAAGACCTCACAAATGCGG AAGATGCTGCCACTATGAGGTGGCTTTTTCTAATGGTCACCCTTGTGGTGACTCTGGTGGCAGCAGCATATTTTGGTTACAAAGGTCTCATGTGGCTCTCTGATTGGATGGATGAAGTTGAAGAGCAACGAGACAGAGAACCATGA